The Episyrphus balteatus chromosome 3, idEpiBalt1.1, whole genome shotgun sequence genome segment ttaatcaatACGTTTTACATTATTTGTCTTCGTAAATCCTCTTTGATAAGACAAAATGCAAACTACACTATCGACAGATGTCATTGtcaacattgtatatatatttctatagtactatcatgaagtcgaatttagtttttcttcatgtcgccacttttttgaggtggcgctcagtgtgtttttttcatacaaattctgcttttttaagtcaccactagagttcctaagatcgttttacttcatgatagtactatggaaatatatatacaatgattgtcaactatgtttgtttttttttttctgctctaGATAGTCACAATTATTTACTgccttttaacattttaactgGAACATGGttaatcaaaattgaaaaccaCTCGACTGATAAACaaaccaacaaacaaacaaaaaaacaatccaaTGACGCATTTAACCACAGAAAACAGTAGTAGGCATTAGCATTCTAATCCTACATTTGTTACATATAAATACGAATAAGGGATGACTGTGGCGTGGGtggatcacaaaaaaaaattgtatgggactTTTATCTTGacttcttgacaaaaaaaaccaaataaatctATAATCCTAATCAATCACCaaggaaaaaattatatttttatctaaTCTGTGGCGTGGGGACGAAACCAGACACATGTTGTGTGCTCTGATGGTTCAATGGTAATTAAAATGACAGTAGGTCAAATGGATCTGGACCGGATGGcaattagagtattttttttttttttttcagtatttatATGGGATGAATTCCCTAAGGGACAAGGGCATGGGAAGACCAGAATGGTTAGGAATTAttaggaaattttcaaaaaaaaaaagaattaacgTTAATGATAATTCAATTTCGAAtatcatttcatttattaaaatttaaattaattaagatttcaattttaatcgagttttttttttcgtctgaaGGGCTCCTTTAATTCattggtttacagccaaaatggacactcaatccggtaatttttttcttacgtactttgacctcaagtactcggaaatcactttaaaataaaatgcacgactgggtcgcacgaacttgctcttaaagttcaagttgcttaaatttttaagactttttatatagaaacttgggaaatgtaggtaggtacatatataaaaacaaaaaaaaataaaattaatttttcaaaaaaataaaacaatatctgaaatcaaatcgccccacaaaacaagtataaaattcaatgtcccgttttcgaaaatgatttttcaaaataaaattttcaaaatttttttaaaaatccaaaaactattttttttttcaaaattttatttttggcttatatttaaattatataaatgcttttgtgtaaaaaatttcgttgaataacaataagtagttttgcagaaaatccaatttgaaaaaagcggtcctatggcaggtaccgttaatgattttaaaaaaaaaaaattttcttcaaaagatagaccttgtttaaaaactaacatttgaatttttttaacaaaatcgttgaagccgttttcgtgaaattaaacttttccgaaatttttgtatgacaggtaccgttatatttggtccaaaaaaatgaattccaaaaacccctctgaagagtctccaaaaactgctacatagcaagtttgggatcaatcggtccatccgtttaggctctagttccttatacagacagacagacagacagacagacagacagacagacagacagacagacagacagacagacggacttccgggacccacttttttggcattttctatcatcgtaatgtcatggaaaaatgttatctcaacttttttttgtacgaatgcataacttgatatacatatagtacctatatcgcaagtaaaaattacgatggatacgttttcgagatatgatttttcaaagcatACATAGTTTACTGGCTATATCTTGAATAATTAACGattaatctgaacagaaaaaccggcacttgaaagttaaataaataagcaAGAAACACTAAAACAACTTTTCTGCatcatttaagatttttaagtgcaaattacactggtcggcaacgaaaatggagctagaacaaaaccatacttttctaaaggatttttgtgtgctgagtccgaatccaaagtcaaaatttcactggtcATGTCTGTCACGTTtatgaaatacttgaatattaataggtcaaaaacggtgtttttgggtacatttgacgtcgaattaccccaccgtaaaatatttttttgcaaatcttcttatgcaatctcaaaacgcaatattttttctcaaagttattggaaaaagaaatttatgatactcGTATCTCAAAATATTAGTACCTATACATAtcataatgaatggttttttttttatcctaatTTCAGTTTGCGACTTatgatttggattttaaaaagcaacatattaaggaaaaatgtatttttttgatcaaaaagaacttcattgaaaataagtttttgagagtttttagtgaaaatagttatgagtatagctcaaaaactagacgtgactGTAAACAGTtatgaattcagcacactcaagtcaattaaaatcaccttacatagttcttgctcccgacttttttttttgtttttgccgaccagtgttattaaaacatttaaaaaaaaatcgatttttaaaagaaaatgtttgccaaaaaaaatttcttactgaaagcaaaaataaaaatctttcgaGTCctcaaagttttaaatttttcatgtgtAGTACACTTCCTGAAAAAGATAACAATTTCAACTCTTTTTCGACtctttttgttcctttttgagtttttgccaataaattgaaaagcaagctgaatttgaaaatttgtattaagtaattttttgaagatatttaaatttcctatcgatatatccttttaaaaaaatttaaaattaaaatattgtacaaaacttaagaaaatatattcaaaaacgagataaaaaatgatattttttatgtttttattaaatagtcTATTCTTATCTTTTGagcatttatataatattcAACATGTAACAGAGAAAAGGAGATATTTTAtgtttcaacataatggtcacaaaagctaaatacggctaaaattgtataaaatatagACTTTCAAAATCGACtcttttttggtgttttttagCCATTTTTCTTGTTACATTTTACAAGttgttgaaaaatcatatctcgaaaacctatccatatacaattttttagataagattttcgagttttctggactcaaatctatacaaaaaatatatcggcacttggtgtccaaaaatttttttatatttttgtaaactcgtctcgttttaattttttcagatcGATGGTTAcgaaaatatattcttattcgAAAAGCTACCTGAATGGAATGTGGGATATGGGAACAAACGTTCTGGCCACAGGCCTTTACAAGAAGATGGTCGAGTTTTATGGGCATCACAGCAGAAAATCCTTCAACGTGACAAAAGAGATCTTATTGATTATGACGAAGATGATAATAATGAATACAACGAAATCGAAGAAAGCCCATCTTATAGATCAACTGATCAACCTTTTAATGACGAACTTTGGGAACATCAATGGTATATGGTAAATACTCTACTAGCCCTGAAAAAGtgtttaatatttatttgaaaaaaacagtCTATAAATTCTAGCTTGCCAAAAGCCTTAAATTTAAATGTCCTCCCAGTTTATGCTAAGGGAATCACAGGACGAAATGTTCGGGTAGCTGTTTTAGATGATGGAATTGAGTATGATCATGAGGATCTTGTTCAGAATTATGTAAGCCTCTATCTTTAATCCTTAtcttcattttaattttgattaatctTAGGATCCACAAATAAGTTGGAACTACAACGAAGATAATTCTGATCCTTATCCAAaacctgatgatgatgatagttCTCATGGAACAAGATGTGCTGGTGAAATTGCCATGATGGCCAATAATAAGAAATGTGGTGTTGGAATAGCTTATAATAGTCGAATTGGATGTATAAAAATGCTTGGAGGATTGGTTTATGATTTGCTTGAAGGATCTTCGTTAGGATTTGCTTTGGATAAAGTCGATATCTATAGTTCATCGTGGGGACCAATGGATAATGGACAAACTATGGAAGCACCGGGAATTTTTGCCAAAGAAGCATTGGCGAGGGGTGTTGTTTTGGTAGGAAAAGGTTGATATTGGAGGATCTTACTCGTActgataatttatttaaatttagggACGAAAAGGACTTGGAAGTATTTATGTTTGGGCTTCAGGAAATGGAAGGAAAAAGGGAGATAACTGCAACTGTGATGGCTATGCTGCTAGTATTTATACAATAACAATTGGGAGTGCCGATGATAAGGGACGTGGTGCGTGGTatagtgaaaaatgtgcctcaGTTATGACTGTGACATATTCATCGGGAAATGATTCTGATCAAATGATTGTAAGTGCATTTTgtaaatcctttttttcaaaaaggagtTTTTTCTGATCCCTTCTTTCAGTAACCCTGCAAATAATAAACACtcttgtaattttatatttctttagtCAACTACTGATGTTGGAAACTCATGCACCGTACAACATACAGGAACATCTGCATCAGCTCCTTTAGCAGCTGGAATTATTGCCTTAGCACTGGAAGCAAAGTAAGTATTCAATTAGAAATATGAACACTGCCGTTTATTAAGTCCGTCGACTTCGATCAGGATTGAGGCCTTCAGGCTCAGGGGAAATGACAGAAcatcaatatttattttatacatttctTATTTACATAAATCTTAATTCGTTTTCAACACATCTCGGAAAATTCGTAGCTTTAAATACCCTATAGTCGAATTTTTCTTTCGCAGCCAAAGATGATGACTTATTGGGATTCAAATGTGAACCGTATTTTCCCCACTTTGATGAAACACATTTAGTCATCATTCCGAACCAATTAAAGAAAgtcggtcactatggcgtatgtgtaatattttcttaaataaattgttgatgtttaaaactttttttatcgaCACAAATGAGAAAATGATATATGGTTTGacattattttcattaaaaaaaaatatttaaacaaaacaaaaacaacaattaagTAGATTTCTTGTTAAAGAATTAAAGAGGAGACTGACA includes the following:
- the LOC129916714 gene encoding neuroendocrine convertase 1-like, which produces MSINSSLPKALNLNVLPVYAKGITGRNVRVAVLDDGIEYDHEDLVQNYDPQISWNYNEDNSDPYPKPDDDDSSHGTRCAGEIAMMANNKKCGVGIAYNSRIGCIKMLGGLVYDLLEGSSLGFALDKVDIYSSSWGPMDNGQTMEAPGIFAKEALARGVVLGRKGLGSIYVWASGNGRKKGDNCNCDGYAASIYTITIGSADDKGRGAWYSEKCASVMTVTYSSGNDSDQMISTTDVGNSCTVQHTGTSASAPLAAGIIALALEANPKLTWRDVQHIIVRSATREPLTKGDDWHKNGAGLFYSTKLGFGLMDADALVNLAQRWKTVPKQKIDKVNGSLIENPSQTNSQKIIFNYTDKTIRHLEHVQVIITATCQYRGALELFLSSPSGTQTAILDRRPRDYFAGNCFDSWPFMSVATWSENPYGQWQLDIRDTTPLVMKQNIRSIGFVQLVLYGTTHAPSSLIFP